One stretch of Akkermansia sp. RCC_12PD DNA includes these proteins:
- a CDS encoding prepilin-type N-terminal cleavage/methylation domain-containing protein, which yields MKAPFLNRKSKGFTLIELLVVIAIILTLAGISMIVVNGVMEKSRVTTARSDCNGLQTAIENYMMDNGRPPVAWTGREMSRKARKDGQYYLTTALDDDSRIMSILTNHMDRGDEDRKLNPKKTAYFNTTTTDVEGAPGLFFESRGRVSLIDPWESPYHIVLNANPDDRSPRVQVGSRMVTKNVAVYSVGKDKQGSTEDGHINNQEFTDDNVTSW from the coding sequence ATGAAAGCACCTTTTCTGAACCGTAAATCCAAGGGATTCACGCTGATTGAATTGCTCGTGGTGATTGCCATTATCCTGACGCTGGCCGGCATCTCCATGATCGTGGTGAACGGCGTGATGGAAAAATCCCGCGTTACCACGGCGCGGAGCGACTGCAACGGATTGCAGACAGCCATAGAAAATTACATGATGGACAACGGCCGGCCCCCCGTAGCCTGGACCGGTCGGGAAATGAGCAGGAAGGCCCGCAAGGACGGCCAGTATTACCTGACCACCGCTCTGGACGACGACAGCCGCATCATGAGCATTCTGACGAATCACATGGACCGTGGAGATGAAGACAGGAAGCTCAATCCCAAGAAGACTGCCTACTTCAACACCACCACCACGGACGTGGAAGGCGCTCCCGGCCTGTTTTTTGAGAGCCGCGGACGCGTGAGCCTGATAGACCCATGGGAATCTCCCTACCACATTGTTCTGAATGCCAATCCGGACGACCGTTCCCCCCGCGTCCAGGTGGGTTCCCGCATGGTTACCAAGAACGTGGCCGTTTACAGCGTGGGCAAGGACAAGCAGGGCAGCACGGAAGACGGACATATCAACAATCAGGAATTTACGGATGACAATGTAACGTCCTGGTAA